The Chiloscyllium punctatum isolate Juve2018m chromosome 42, sChiPun1.3, whole genome shotgun sequence genome includes a region encoding these proteins:
- the LOC140465583 gene encoding interferon alpha-A-like → MALGRIWRFWTVLVLLSGTLSLGCERLHLQQVLNTETLSKLHEMGGRLPWQCVRVRSALKTKPLNIVKLSEGLQAQGRTQMLHQILRHINKIYSMNLGSVTWARGKVENVRLLLDRQLRELEECVMRSGTEGRRSRNATIQKYFRKLRKFLKQKNFSHCSWEIIRAETRAGLQQLFVIMAQVSRGN, encoded by the exons ATGGCTCTGGGGAGGATTTGGAGATTTTGGACGGTGCTGGTGTTGTTGTCCGGGACCCTGAGTCTGGGCTGTGAGAGGCTGCACTTACAGCAAGTTCTCAACACAGAGACTCTGAGCAAACTGCATGAAATG GGCGGTCGCCTTCCCTGGCAATGTGTAAGAGTGAGATCCGCGCTCAAAACCAAGCCCTTGAACATAGTGAAGCTTTCAGAGGGTTTGCAG GCCCAGGGCAGGACCCAGATGCTTCATCAAATCTTGCGTCACATCAACAAGATCTACAGCATGAACCTGGGGTCAGTCACTTGGGCCCGGGGCAAGGTGGAAAATGTCCGGCTTCTCCTGGATCGGCAGCTCAGGGAGCTGGAGGAATGTGTGATGAGGTCGGGAACAGAGGGCAGACGGAGCAGAAATGCCACCATTCAGAAATACTTCAGGAAACTGCGGAAGTTCCTCAAACAGAA GAATTTTAGTCACTGTTCCTGGGAAATAATCCGCGCCGAGACTAGAGCCGGTTTACAACAGTTGTTTGTCATAATGGCACAAGTCAGCAGAGGAAATTAA